A single window of Enterobacteriaceae bacterium ESL0689 DNA harbors:
- a CDS encoding glycosyltransferase family 2 protein, translating to MFKLSVCLLTFNSARLLNEVIPPLLKVADECIVVDSGSTDTTLSICRHWELKVRHHPYTFHSAQMNYAISLANHDWVLCMDSDEILDNQVIDTILQMKASQDSIDPACAWRLPRYWRVLGKEVRTIYPVSSPDYPVRLFNRTVAAFNDRPVDDQVTGYARSIKLPGHVRHDTFYSLHEVFTKLNSYTSRLVKYKKIRPSLGRGITSAIGAFFKWYLFSGAWRHGKVGVVTGIYAVLYSFLKYFKAWYLYSDKPHPVTEKPADR from the coding sequence ATGTTCAAACTTTCCGTTTGCTTGCTTACTTTTAATTCTGCCAGATTGCTGAATGAAGTTATACCGCCGCTCTTAAAGGTGGCTGATGAGTGCATTGTTGTCGATTCCGGCAGCACGGATACAACATTGTCTATTTGCCGCCATTGGGAGCTGAAGGTACGTCATCATCCTTATACTTTTCACAGTGCACAAATGAATTACGCCATCTCTTTAGCCAACCATGACTGGGTATTATGTATGGACAGTGATGAAATACTCGATAATCAAGTTATCGATACTATTTTGCAGATGAAAGCCTCTCAGGATAGTATCGATCCTGCCTGTGCATGGCGCTTGCCTCGCTACTGGCGAGTATTGGGTAAAGAGGTGCGGACTATTTATCCGGTATCCTCGCCGGATTACCCGGTGCGTTTATTTAATCGTACTGTCGCTGCTTTTAATGATCGCCCGGTCGATGATCAGGTGACAGGTTATGCGCGTTCGATCAAACTGCCTGGGCATGTCCGTCATGATACTTTTTACTCCTTGCATGAGGTCTTTACCAAGCTCAATAGCTATACCAGCCGACTGGTCAAATATAAGAAGATCAGGCCATCGCTGGGGCGCGGGATAACCAGTGCAATAGGCGCATTTTTTAAGTGGTATCTGTTCAGCGGAGCATGGCGCCACGGCAAGGTTGGGGTCGTGACCGGCATATACGCCGTTTTATACAGTTTCCTGAAGTATTTTAAAGCCTGGTATCTCTATAGCGATAAACCGCACCCTGTCACAGAAAAACCTGCTGATCGCTAA
- the metB gene encoding cystathionine gamma-synthase, with protein MSRHPATIAARSGLNEDQQYGCVAPPIHLSSTYNFSAFNQPRAHDYSRRGNPTRDVVQHALAELEGGSGAVLTNTGMSAILLVTTVLLKPGDLLIAPHDCYGGSYRLFDSLAKRGCYQVQFVDLGDEQALSQALAEKPQLILIESPSNPLLRVVDIAKICALARESGAISVVDNTFLSPVLQNPLALGADIVLHSCTKYLNGHSDLVAGAVIAKEPKLVSELAWWANNIGVTGSAFDSYLLLRGLRTLPLRINAAQRNALAIIDYLQTQPLVKKLYHPSLAENPGHQIAAHQQKGFGAMLSFELAGDEQTLRRFLAGLSLFTLAESLGGVESLISHAATMTHAGMSPEARAAAGISEMLLRISAGIEASEDLIADLANGFRAASEP; from the coding sequence ATGAGCCGTCATCCAGCCACCATCGCAGCGCGTAGCGGTTTAAATGAAGACCAACAGTACGGTTGCGTGGCGCCACCGATTCATCTTTCCAGTACCTATAATTTCTCCGCTTTTAATCAACCTCGCGCCCATGATTATTCGCGTCGCGGTAACCCGACGCGCGATGTGGTACAACATGCATTAGCCGAACTGGAAGGGGGAAGTGGCGCGGTATTGACCAATACCGGGATGTCGGCAATCCTGCTGGTGACGACGGTGTTACTCAAACCAGGCGATCTGCTCATCGCCCCGCATGACTGTTATGGCGGCAGTTATCGCCTGTTTGACAGTCTGGCAAAACGTGGCTGCTATCAGGTGCAATTTGTCGATTTGGGTGATGAACAGGCGCTAAGTCAGGCGCTGGCTGAAAAACCGCAACTTATCCTGATCGAAAGTCCCAGTAATCCGCTACTGCGGGTGGTCGATATCGCTAAAATTTGTGCGCTGGCTCGTGAATCGGGTGCTATCAGTGTCGTGGATAACACGTTCCTTAGTCCGGTATTACAAAATCCACTAGCGCTGGGGGCGGATATCGTCCTGCACTCCTGCACTAAATATCTCAATGGTCACTCTGATCTTGTTGCCGGGGCAGTGATCGCTAAAGAGCCGAAGCTGGTCAGTGAACTGGCATGGTGGGCGAATAATATTGGCGTAACAGGGAGCGCTTTCGACAGCTATTTATTACTGCGTGGTTTGCGGACATTGCCACTGCGTATCAATGCGGCGCAGCGTAATGCGCTGGCGATTATCGATTATCTGCAGACACAGCCGTTAGTTAAAAAGTTGTATCACCCCTCTTTAGCGGAAAATCCAGGCCATCAGATTGCCGCACATCAGCAAAAAGGATTCGGTGCGATGTTAAGTTTTGAGCTGGCGGGTGATGAGCAGACATTGCGGCGTTTTTTAGCCGGATTGTCACTTTTTACTCTCGCTGAATCACTCGGCGGGGTAGAGAGTTTAATTTCACATGCGGCCACGATGACTCACGCCGGCATGTCGCCCGAAGCGCGTGCCGCCGCCGGGATTTCAGAGATGCTTTTGCGGATATCGGCAGGTATCGAGGCCAGTGAGGATTTAATTGCCGATCTGGCCAATGGCTTTCGCGCCGCCAGTGAGCCGTAA
- the rpmE gene encoding 50S ribosomal protein L31, which translates to MKKDIHPKYEEITATCSCGNVMKINSTVGHDLNLDVCSQCHPFYTGKQRDVATGGRVDRFNKRFSVPGSKK; encoded by the coding sequence ATGAAAAAAGATATTCATCCCAAATATGAAGAAATTACTGCAACCTGCTCTTGTGGTAATGTCATGAAAATCAACTCTACTGTCGGCCACGATCTGAATCTTGACGTGTGCAGTCAATGCCACCCATTCTACACCGGTAAACAGCGTGATGTCGCAACCGGCGGCCGGGTTGATCGCTTTAACAAACGTTTCAGCGTACCGGGTAGCAAAAAATAA
- a CDS encoding divergent polysaccharide deacetylase family protein yields MLTFALPVSAGKLSIVIDDFGYRPQLENQLLALPPTIAVSVLPNSTYAYEMASRAHARGHEVLIHLPMAPFKKQPLEKDTLRPDMSQAEIERIIHDALRKVPFATGLNNHMGSAMTASLPGMQKVMQVLAHTSLYFLDSVTVGSTQSIRAAQGTGVKVIKRKVFLDNSPDEASIRAQFNQAIKLARRDGSAIAIGHPRPSTVRVLQHMVYHLPPDITLVRPSSLLEEPQFDTATATPPPARIVRQKPFHGIKMCRRQHPQPPVNGRRFFSVLSSSIRESSLVQDFLQQWRGEENLPPEKN; encoded by the coding sequence ATGCTGACTTTCGCGTTACCTGTCAGTGCTGGCAAGTTATCTATCGTTATTGATGATTTTGGCTATCGCCCACAGCTGGAAAATCAGCTCCTCGCTCTGCCGCCCACCATTGCTGTCTCTGTATTACCTAATTCCACTTATGCTTATGAAATGGCGAGCCGGGCACATGCGCGCGGTCATGAAGTGCTCATTCATTTACCGATGGCACCTTTCAAAAAGCAGCCGCTGGAAAAAGACACGCTACGCCCTGATATGAGTCAGGCCGAGATCGAACGTATTATTCACGATGCCTTACGCAAAGTGCCATTCGCAACCGGCCTCAACAACCATATGGGCAGCGCGATGACCGCCAGTCTGCCGGGAATGCAAAAAGTGATGCAGGTGCTGGCTCACACGTCACTTTATTTTCTCGATAGCGTGACTGTCGGTAGTACCCAGTCAATCCGTGCGGCACAAGGCACTGGCGTAAAAGTGATCAAACGTAAAGTCTTCCTCGATAACTCACCAGATGAGGCCAGTATTCGCGCCCAGTTCAATCAGGCTATCAAGCTGGCGCGCCGTGATGGCTCTGCGATTGCTATCGGCCATCCGCGCCCCAGTACGGTACGCGTGCTGCAACATATGGTCTATCATCTGCCACCGGATATCACCCTTGTGCGCCCCAGCAGCTTGCTAGAGGAGCCTCAGTTCGATACTGCCACCGCCACGCCACCGCCAGCCCGAATCGTTCGACAAAAGCCATTTCATGGTATCAAGATGTGTCGACGACAACATCCGCAACCTCCCGTTAATGGTCGTCGTTTCTTCAGCGTGCTGAGCTCATCCATCCGCGAGAGTTCGTTGGTGCAGGACTTTCTGCAACAGTGGCGCGGCGAGGAGAACCTACCGCCAGAAAAAAATTAG
- the metJ gene encoding met regulon transcriptional regulator MetJ gives MAEWNGEYISPYAEHGKKSEQVKKITVSIPLKVLKILTDERTRRQVNNLRHATNSELLCEAFLHAFTGQPLPDDADLRKERSDEIPEVAKQIMREMGTDPDTWEY, from the coding sequence ATGGCTGAATGGAATGGCGAATATATCAGCCCCTATGCTGAGCACGGTAAGAAGAGTGAACAGGTAAAAAAAATTACGGTATCCATTCCTCTGAAAGTATTAAAGATTCTTACCGATGAACGCACACGTCGTCAGGTTAATAACCTGCGTCATGCCACCAATAGCGAACTATTGTGTGAAGCGTTCCTGCATGCATTTACTGGCCAACCCTTACCTGACGACGCCGATCTGCGCAAAGAGCGTAGCGATGAAATCCCGGAAGTGGCGAAACAAATTATGCGTGAGATGGGCACTGACCCGGATACATGGGAATACTGA
- the cytR gene encoding DNA-binding transcriptional regulator CytR, producing the protein MKDKKQTVTATMKDVALKANVSTATVSRALMNPDKVSLATRQRVEEAANAIGYQSQWPGRHIRRHDSCTILVIVPDISNPFFSEVIRGIELTATQQGYLVLIGNCAYQNQQKKNFFNLIVSRKIDGILLLGSRLPFDTELIRQQQKLLPIVMANEFLPELALPAVHVDNLTAAFHAVHYLHQAGHRRIACITGPKDMLLCQYRLQGYIQALRRGGIPVDPHYIVHGNFTYEAGVEALEQLLTLPVPPGAIFCHNDLIALGVLWQAKRRNLKIPDDLSIVGFDNIALAEFCDPPLTTVAQPCFDIGCKAMLLLLEQLNGHRINSGSRLLDSELIVRGSTRQISA; encoded by the coding sequence GTGAAAGACAAAAAACAGACTGTTACTGCAACGATGAAGGATGTTGCGCTAAAAGCAAATGTTTCTACCGCAACGGTATCACGGGCATTAATGAATCCTGATAAGGTGTCTCTGGCCACTCGCCAGCGCGTAGAGGAGGCCGCCAATGCGATCGGCTATCAATCCCAATGGCCTGGGCGCCATATAAGACGCCACGACTCCTGTACGATTCTGGTTATCGTACCGGATATCAGCAACCCTTTTTTCAGTGAAGTGATTCGTGGGATCGAACTGACGGCGACACAGCAAGGTTATCTGGTACTGATTGGCAATTGCGCATATCAGAATCAACAGAAAAAAAATTTTTTTAACCTGATTGTTAGCCGAAAAATAGATGGAATACTCCTGTTAGGCTCCCGGCTTCCCTTTGACACTGAGCTCATCAGACAACAGCAGAAACTCCTGCCGATAGTCATGGCCAATGAATTTTTACCTGAGCTTGCGCTACCTGCGGTACATGTTGATAACCTGACCGCCGCATTTCATGCCGTTCACTATCTGCACCAGGCCGGACATCGACGCATTGCCTGTATTACGGGACCGAAAGACATGCTACTATGCCAGTATCGCCTCCAGGGCTATATCCAGGCGCTTCGTCGTGGCGGAATACCTGTCGATCCACACTATATTGTTCACGGCAATTTTACTTATGAAGCAGGCGTTGAAGCGCTGGAGCAACTTCTGACATTACCGGTGCCTCCCGGTGCAATATTCTGTCATAATGATCTTATCGCGCTGGGGGTTTTATGGCAGGCAAAACGTCGGAATCTGAAAATACCCGATGATCTGTCTATCGTCGGTTTCGATAATATTGCGTTAGCGGAATTTTGCGACCCACCATTAACCACGGTTGCGCAACCCTGCTTTGATATTGGCTGTAAAGCCATGCTGCTATTATTAGAGCAGCTAAATGGTCATCGTATAAACAGTGGCTCACGATTACTGGATAGCGAATTGATCGTTCGTGGTAGTACACGACAAATCAGTGCATAA
- the priA gene encoding primosomal protein N': MPIAQVALPVPLPQTFEYLIPDSMQVNVGYRVRVPFGKQERIGIVTAISEQSERPLNTLKPLSEVLDSEPVFSSAVWQLLLWAVDYYHHPVGDVLFHALPVLLRQGRAASMAPLQYWFITAQGEAIDINSLKRAPKQQQALAVLRQGKIWRHQVAEQALSDTVLHALRKKGLCELASAAPSVVDWRTQFAVCGEKLRLNSEQAIAVGAIHSAADHFSPWLLAGITGSGKTEVYLSVLENVLAQGRQALVMVPEIGLTPQTITRFRQRFHAPIEVLHSGLNDSERLAVWIKAKNGEAAIVIGTRSSLFTPFQDLGVIVIDEEHDSSYKQQDGWRYQARDLAVWRAHNEKIPIILGSATPALETLYNVHQGKYRQLKLTRRAGNATPARQQLLDLKGIPLQAGLSPALLARMRQHLQANNQVMLFLNRRGFAPALLCHDCGWIAECPRCDSYYTLHQAHQLLRCHHCDSQRPIPHQCPCCGSTHLLPVGMGTEQLEQVLAPLFPGVPLSRIDRDTTSRKGALEQYLADIHRGGARILIGTQMLAKGHHFPDVTLVALLDVDGALFSADFRATERFAQLYTQVSGRAGRAGKQGEVILQTHHPEHPLLQTLLNQGYDAFAHQALAERQAMRLPPWTSHILLRAEDHNNHQAPLFLQQLRQRLQTQLLTDDGLWIPGPVPAQAPKRGGRWRWQLLLQHPSRIRLQQIAGNLLALIHTLPEARKVKWSLDVDPTEN; encoded by the coding sequence ATGCCGATTGCCCAGGTTGCCTTACCCGTCCCACTTCCCCAGACCTTCGAGTACCTGATACCGGACAGTATGCAGGTCAATGTGGGCTATCGTGTGCGGGTTCCGTTTGGTAAGCAGGAGCGTATTGGGATCGTCACCGCCATCAGCGAACAAAGCGAACGACCATTAAACACGCTAAAACCGCTCAGCGAAGTCCTTGACAGCGAACCTGTCTTTTCTTCTGCAGTCTGGCAGCTTCTATTATGGGCCGTTGATTACTATCATCATCCTGTCGGTGATGTGCTGTTCCACGCGCTGCCGGTGCTGTTACGGCAGGGAAGAGCAGCCAGCATGGCACCCTTACAGTATTGGTTTATCACTGCGCAGGGAGAAGCTATCGATATCAATAGCCTCAAACGTGCCCCTAAACAGCAACAGGCGCTGGCGGTATTACGTCAGGGAAAAATCTGGCGTCATCAGGTCGCTGAGCAAGCATTGAGCGATACCGTGCTGCACGCGCTGCGCAAAAAAGGGCTCTGTGAGCTGGCCAGTGCTGCGCCATCGGTGGTCGACTGGCGGACACAGTTTGCGGTCTGTGGTGAGAAATTACGCCTCAATAGCGAACAAGCGATTGCTGTCGGCGCGATTCACAGCGCCGCTGATCACTTTTCACCGTGGTTACTGGCGGGGATCACCGGTTCCGGTAAAACAGAAGTTTATCTGAGTGTACTGGAAAACGTGCTGGCACAAGGTCGCCAGGCGCTGGTCATGGTGCCGGAAATTGGTCTGACACCACAAACGATTACCCGTTTCCGGCAACGGTTTCATGCCCCGATTGAAGTTCTGCACTCCGGCCTCAACGACAGTGAACGGCTGGCCGTATGGATCAAGGCTAAAAACGGTGAAGCGGCCATTGTTATTGGTACGCGCTCGTCACTCTTTACCCCCTTTCAGGATCTGGGGGTGATTGTGATCGATGAAGAACACGATAGCTCTTATAAACAACAGGATGGCTGGCGCTATCAGGCTCGTGATCTGGCCGTCTGGCGTGCTCATAACGAGAAAATTCCGATTATTCTTGGTTCAGCAACACCGGCACTGGAGACGTTGTATAACGTTCATCAGGGGAAATATCGTCAGTTGAAGCTTACCAGACGTGCTGGTAATGCGACCCCTGCGCGGCAACAGCTGCTGGATCTCAAAGGCATTCCGCTGCAAGCCGGTCTTTCCCCGGCCTTGCTGGCGCGTATGCGCCAGCATTTGCAGGCCAATAATCAGGTAATGTTATTCTTAAATCGCCGTGGTTTCGCGCCTGCACTACTCTGTCATGATTGCGGCTGGATCGCCGAGTGTCCGCGTTGCGATAGCTATTACACACTACATCAGGCACACCAGCTGCTGCGATGTCATCACTGTGATAGCCAGCGCCCGATCCCGCACCAGTGCCCTTGTTGTGGATCAACGCACCTGTTGCCGGTGGGCATGGGTACGGAGCAACTGGAGCAGGTATTAGCGCCGTTATTCCCGGGGGTGCCTCTCTCGCGTATCGATCGTGATACCACCAGCCGTAAAGGTGCGCTGGAACAATACCTTGCTGATATTCATCGCGGTGGAGCACGCATTCTGATCGGCACACAAATGCTGGCAAAGGGCCACCACTTTCCGGATGTCACCCTGGTTGCACTGCTGGATGTCGATGGCGCACTGTTTTCCGCTGATTTTCGTGCCACGGAACGCTTTGCTCAGCTCTATACACAAGTCTCAGGGCGCGCCGGTCGCGCCGGGAAACAGGGTGAAGTCATTTTACAAACGCATCATCCTGAACATCCGCTGTTGCAAACCTTACTGAATCAGGGTTATGACGCTTTTGCTCACCAGGCGCTGGCCGAACGCCAGGCCATGCGCTTACCGCCGTGGACCAGCCATATTTTGCTGCGTGCTGAAGATCATAACAATCATCAGGCGCCGCTGTTTTTACAGCAATTACGCCAGCGACTGCAGACCCAGTTACTCACCGACGACGGATTATGGATACCCGGCCCGGTTCCGGCCCAGGCACCGAAGCGGGGAGGACGCTGGCGCTGGCAGCTCTTATTACAGCACCCTTCGCGCATCCGGTTACAACAGATTGCCGGTAACCTGCTGGCGCTTATCCACACCCTACCTGAGGCTCGCAAAGTGAAATGGAGTCTTGATGTCGATCCAACGGAAAACTAA